The following coding sequences are from one Phormidium ambiguum IAM M-71 window:
- a CDS encoding S8 family peptidase, which translates to MAIANFSDFVDVKFYRQSNPDLANLSNAQLLNHFNTVGIEQKRIFSPFIDLKFYQQNNPGLAGLSDRQLLEHLVNTGINEGKSFSPYLDLNYYRQKNPDLAGLTNKQLWEHFNKIGFTEGRESSPIPYNISSGFGLVNAAAATAAATGQNPFSEVANLGGNNWALDAIKVPETWSKGYTGQGIVVAVIDTGVDYQHSDLDGNIWVNPKEIPSNKKDDDGNDYIDDIRGWDFVNDDNDPMDLEGHGTHVAGTIAAENNGFGVTGVAPNTKIMPIRVLDASGNGSILDVAAGIRYAADNGAKVINLSLGGDINTPAEASAIKYAAEKGAIVVSAAGNQSQQQPGFPARYATHFGIAVGAVNRNNQMATFSDLAGKLPLDYLNAPGVNIYSTFLNNSYRSLSGTSMASPHIAGVVALVLSANPNLTPVQLERIVTTTANSSIVQPRTQVSNNFLTNFSQVANTNVDNLTGEQIDNITGDFITENVPVNENIAMVDTGLNLLSQGELDSVTPHQEFIPSLTIDYLGNSSQVMMDDIWSHGISTDINQNWMQIIEPTELFR; encoded by the coding sequence ATGGCTATTGCAAACTTTTCAGATTTTGTTGATGTTAAATTTTACCGCCAAAGCAATCCTGATTTGGCTAATTTGAGTAATGCTCAACTATTAAACCACTTTAATACAGTGGGAATCGAGCAAAAGAGAATTTTTTCACCTTTTATCGATCTAAAATTTTATCAGCAAAACAACCCTGGATTAGCTGGGTTGAGCGATCGACAATTATTGGAACATTTGGTAAATACTGGAATCAACGAAGGTAAAAGTTTTTCTCCTTATCTAGACCTTAATTATTACCGCCAAAAAAACCCAGATTTAGCAGGTTTAACTAACAAACAACTGTGGGAGCATTTCAATAAAATCGGTTTTACCGAAGGACGAGAATCTTCACCAATTCCTTATAATATTTCCTCTGGGTTTGGTTTAGTAAATGCCGCCGCCGCAACCGCAGCAGCCACAGGGCAAAATCCTTTTTCTGAAGTTGCCAATTTAGGCGGAAATAATTGGGCTTTAGATGCAATTAAAGTACCAGAAACTTGGAGTAAAGGTTACACGGGTCAAGGAATTGTTGTTGCTGTCATAGATACAGGAGTCGATTATCAACACAGCGATTTAGACGGAAATATTTGGGTTAATCCTAAAGAAATTCCTAGCAACAAAAAAGATGATGATGGCAACGATTATATAGATGATATCCGGGGTTGGGATTTCGTTAATGATGATAACGATCCAATGGATTTAGAAGGGCATGGTACTCATGTTGCAGGTACAATCGCTGCTGAAAATAATGGTTTTGGTGTAACAGGAGTAGCACCAAATACCAAAATTATGCCAATAAGAGTTCTCGATGCTTCTGGTAATGGTTCCATACTAGATGTAGCTGCGGGAATTCGTTATGCTGCTGATAATGGAGCGAAAGTAATTAATCTTAGTTTGGGTGGTGATATTAACACTCCAGCAGAAGCTTCAGCTATTAAATATGCAGCAGAAAAAGGAGCGATCGTAGTTTCTGCGGCAGGAAATCAAAGCCAACAACAACCAGGATTTCCAGCCAGATATGCAACCCATTTTGGTATTGCTGTGGGTGCAGTAAATCGAAACAATCAAATGGCAACTTTTTCGGATTTGGCAGGAAAGTTACCTTTAGATTATCTCAATGCTCCAGGGGTGAATATTTACTCTACTTTTTTGAATAATAGCTACAGATCTTTGAGTGGAACTTCAATGGCATCGCCTCATATTGCAGGAGTAGTCGCATTAGTTTTAAGTGCTAATCCTAATCTCACACCTGTACAACTAGAAAGGATTGTAACTACAACTGCTAATTCCTCAATCGTTCAGCCAAGAACTCAAGTTTCCAATAATTTTCTGACTAATTTCAGCCAAGTTGCCAATACCAATGTTGATAATTTAACCGGAGAGCAAATTGATAACATAACTGGTGATTTTATTACTGAAAATGTGCCAGTAAATGAAAACATAGCTATGGTAGATACAGGTTTAAATTTACTAAGTCAAGGTGAGCTTGACTCAGTAACACCTCATCAGGAATTTATCCCATCATTAACTATTGATTATTTAGGTAATAGTTCCCAGGTAATGATGGATGATATTTGGTCTCACGGAATCAGCACAGATATTAATCAGAACTGGATGCAAATAATTGAACCTACAGAATTGTTCAGGTAA